AGCGCTGCGTAGCGTGCCATTGCGTGGGCATGGGCGTGGATACACGCGTCGGTTGGGATACTGCTTCCTATGGTAATCACAGCACGCCATTTTGCGAATGTCGCACCGAGGGTCTTGTATTCTGCAAGTCGCTCGCGCAACCCGTCTAATCCTTCTGTAATTTTTTCGCCTGGATGTAGTGCTAACTCTTTTAGTCCAGCATCAACCTTGATACCAGGGAGGATACCTTTATCGACAAGAACTTTGGCAAAGGGTCTGCCATCGGAAGTTCTTTGGCGAATAGTTTCATCAAAAAGAATGATACCGCTCACGTACTCTTCGAGACCGTCGGCCGTGATGATGATTTCCCTATAACGTCTACGGTTTTCTTCTGTTGAGGGAATTCCTACCGCATCAAATCGCTTTTTCGAGGTTGAGGCACTTTCGTCTGCCGCAATAATCCCTTTTCCAGGTGCGACCATTTGTTTCGCAACCCTTTGCAACACGTCTTGGTTCATAGATTCTTTCTTTTGTTTATAAACTAGCAAATGTATTAAGAAATTTTCCCGCTTTGTATAAGTGAGAGCAACTCTTCATGGAGTATGCCATTAGAACAGAGCTGCCCGTCCATCTCTGTATCATACCGCTTGGGAACGTTTCCGTGTAGGTCAGTAACCACACCACCAGCTTCCCGGACGATGATTGCCGAGGCCGCCATGTCGTGTGGGGGTCTGCCGCCGAAGAAAGAGGCGGCAAACTCGCCTTGAGCAACCAAACCGGCCATGTAGTGGGTAGAGAGACCAGTGATGAAGGAAATACCCTTGTCATAGCCCTCTTCCATGGCGGGGAAGAAATTAAACACTTTCTTCATCTTGCCCATGCCGATAAGAGCGCTTTTAAGTGAAGCGTGCTTCGAGACAGTAATGCGCTTACCATTCACGTATGCTCCCTTTCCTTTTTCTGCGCTCCACATTCGATCAAGGAATGGGTCGTAGATAATACCGAGCACAGGTTCACCATTTTGGATGAGCGCAAGCGCAAACGTTGCCGTGGGTATGCCGTGCGCAAAGTTGTGCGTTCCGTCCACAGGGTCGCAGATCCAAACATTGTCGCTATTCTCTAGACAGTCATTACCTTCCTCTGAAAGTATGCTACAGGTCGGGTAGCAGCTTCGGAGTTTCTTCAGAACCATCTCGTTCACGAGGAGATCGGTCGCAGTGACGGGGGAGCGCTCGTCCTTCCACTCCTTCGCCATGTTACTCGAAAAGTTTTTGCGAATAACCTCACCAGCTGCGCGGGCAAGGGAGGAGGCCACTTCCATGGGTATGGGGTTCGGCATAGAGATAACTATAAGTATAACCCGTAACTCGATTCCCGAGTCACCTAGCCGGAAATGGGAAAGTATTGTTATGTGGACTCACCGGGAATCGAACCCGGGCCTCGGCAATGCGAATGCCGCGTAATACCACTTTACTATGAGCCCCCCTACCTCTAATCGGGGTGGGCAGACGCTTCGCTATCTCACTCTTTGGAAACCCACGTCCCTATTGCCTGCCAGCATACGCTGGCAACGGCAATTTCGCTTTGCGAATCGGATGAAAAGCAAAGCAGTTTGCTTTTCATTTCTACTCCGCCCCTCGACGGGCTCGGGGCTGCCTTCCTCCACGGGAAAACTACAGTTTTCCCGACCCCTTTCGTGTTCGGTTCTGCCCACCCTCTAAAAATATACTACACAAACAAAAAAGTTTGTTTCGTCATTTTTATAATCGGGGTGGGCAGAATCGAACTGCCGCTACGGAGTCCCGAACCCCGCGTACTACCACTATACTACACCCCGATGGGCGATGGAGGATTCGAACCTCCGACCTCTGCAATGTGAATGCAGCGCTCTAACCAGCTGAGCTAATCGCCCTGTTTCGCAAAAAGAATACCAAAAAATCCACGGTTTTACAATGAACGATACCGCGCTGTCTTCTACAAGATTGCGCGTTGATAATACTTCGTGTATGGTCTTTGGTAGAAACATCTCGTAGGGGATGTCATGGCTACGCAAGAACAGGCTCGTGCAGTTTTGAATTCTATGAAAAAAGATCTTCGCGAGAAACGTGTTGGTAGTAGTTTGAGCCGAGACGCTCGTGGGAATTGGTTCATAACACTCCGGGTAACGCGGCCCCTTAAGGATGGGACTTTTCCGAAACAGAAAGACGGCGTACGGATTGAACAGAAGTTTGTCGGGAGGATTCGCGCTCTGCCGAAGGATTCGGAGACAAAGAAAAAGCGTCCGACAAGACGAAGACGAGCGTAACAATTCAACATAAAAAAGCCAAAGGTCGTCTTCGGACGTCCTTTTTGTTATGATAAAGAGCCCAATCGGGAGTAATCCACAGGACGCTTGTGGCAATCTCTTAGGAGGGGTATACTACGGAAGTACATAAAAAGTGCCTATAAACTAACCCCAAAATCTTTTTTATGGCGAATGCAGCCCTAACAAAACCATTGAACTTATCTGCTGACCTCGAGGCCGTTGTGGGCAAGGGTCCAATGCCGCGTTCAGAAGTTGTTAAGCAAATATGGGTCTACATTAAGAAGCATGACCTACAGAACCCTAAGAACAAACGCAATATTTTGGCCGACGAAAAACTCAAGGCTGTGTTCGGGGGCAAGAGCGAAGTTACGATGTTTGAGATGACAAAGCTTGTGTCAGCCCACATGAAATAAGGGTATTTTAGAGACGTTAAGCAAAAAACAAAAAACTCTGCCAACTGGTGGGGTTTTTTGTTTTACTAAATATCAAAATCCCCCAGAATTATCCGGGGGATTCTCTACTGCTTAAGACGAAGCGTCACGAATTCAATGACTGCAACAGTGGGAATGCCACATGAATTGAGCCACATGCGCATCTCTCGCACAATGTTTCCGTAAAGACCAGAGGGCAATGTGACCAGGAATACCGAATCTCGCGCTCCAGGGTTGTCCTTTGCGCGGTACCAGAGGGCATCATCCGCTGTTCCCATTTGCATTCTCACTTCACGGCTTGAGGCATCGCGATCACGCAGTTGCACAACAGGGATACTGCGCTCTCCTCCGGGGTTCATCGGACCGTATCGTCCAGTCATCATGTTCAGCGCTACGGTGAGAGGATCACCTTCACCACTCCGCGGAATATATTCTTTAACCTCGGTTTTGTCGTCGCTACGCGTTGTTCGTATGCGAAAGAGCCTGCTTCTAAAGGTGTTGTCCGGAGCAAGAAACATTTCTGAGGTGTATTCGTATGTGGCATTCTTCAAGGGTCCACTTACTTCTAGCTTGAGCCGCGCGCCAGAAACACCCGCTGCGGTCCCCTCAAAAATAAATGCTCCCTCGATTGTGTGCCCGAGGAAAGAGTCAGACACGTACTCAAGCCGCTGCGGGACGACGCATTGGGCAAATGCTTCAAGCGGCCAGATAAAAAACAAAAGAAGAGCATACAAGAAGGCGCCGCGTTTCATGACAATTCCATCGCTACATTCTTCGCGTAGTATAGCCCGCGCCAATAGTGTGTCAACAAAAACCCCGCGTCATGAGACACGGAGTTACGAAATAAATATGGCGACTTAAGCTTTTTCTCCTTGCTCTGCTGCAAGAACGTTTTGGATTGTCTGCGGCACAGCATCGGGCATGACCGAAATAGAGTCGATGCCACAATCGACAAGGAACGCTGCGTAGTCGGGATGGTTTGAAGGGGCTTGGCCACAAATGCCGATCGGCTTGCCGAGGGCGTGTGCTTTCTCAATTGCCATTTTCATTAACTTCTTGACGCTTGGGTTGCGCTCATCCGCAATGTGGGCAAGCGCGCCGGAGTCACGATCAATGCCAACAGTCAATTGTGTCAGATCATTTGATCCAATAGAGAAGCCGTCAAAGTGAGGAGCAAATGATTCAAGATCAATGACATTAGTCGGAATTTCGACCATCATATACACCTCAAGATTATTTTCTCCGCGCACGAGACCGGACTTCTCCATTTCCCTGATGACGCGCTCGCCTTCATCGGGCGTTCGGCAGAAGGGGACCATCACCTTTACATTTGTGAAGCCGTATTCATCGCGAACACGTTTGATTGCCTCACATTCAAGTGCGAACGCTTTGCGATAGCGCTCATCTGCGTACCGTGATGCACCTCGCCAACCCAGCATAGGGTTTTCCTCATGCGGCTCGAAGAGGTGTCCACCCAAAAGGCGGCGGTACTCGTTCGTCTTGAAATCGGAGAAACGGACAATAATCGGGTTCGGATACATTGCTCCAGCGAGTAGGGCAATGCCTTGGGTTAGTGTGCCCACCACATATTCGCGGAGTGTATCGTATCCCGCCGTAAGCTGCGCAACTCTCTTGCGCTCCTCGTCTGCAAGCGGAAGAAGTTGAAGGTCTTGTGTGGCGAGTGAAGGATGAAGCCGAATCAGGTTCTCCATGACAAACTCGAGCCGTACCAGACCAATGCCATCATTGGGGTACGCATAGAATCGTTCGGCGCTTGCCGGATCCGCCATGATGAACATCACTTTCGTGCGAGTTTGCTTCTTTGCCTCAAGGGCAGGACGGAGATCGGTAGTCTTGGTCTCAAGGATCAATGTTCCTTTGAAAATAGTACCCTCGCCGCGCTCATTCTGATTTGCGTCAACAGTGACATCGCTCTTGCCTTGAAGGACCTCGGTCGCATGCTTTGCGCCAACAATACACGGAATACCAAGTTCGCGAGCAACAATTGCCGCGTGCGAGGTTTTGCCGCCTTCGTCAGTGACCACTGCCTTGGCTCTCCGCATAGCAGGAAGCCAATCTGGATCAGTCATCTTCGCAACAAGAATATTGCCAGTGCTAAACTGCGAAATGTCTTCGGGAGAATCAACGACTTGCGGGACACCACAGACGGCTCCGGGGGAGGCTGCTGCACCGATAGCAAGCACTTGAGCAGACTGGCCAACCTTGACCAGCGTCGTTATTTGAATAAACGGATCTCGAAGTGCTGTCGCGGGACGCGTTTGGACAATATAGATTTTGCCGTCACCAATCTTCTCGCCATCACCAAACTTTGCCCACTCGACATCAATGGGGCGGCCGTAGTGCTCCTCAAGGAGAATCACTTGTTCAGCGAGGTACATCATTTCTTCTTGAGAAAGGCAGAAATGCTCGCGCTCTTCTTTTGTCGTATCCACAAGACGGACTGGTCCATGCTCGCCATATCCATAAATACGCTTGACAGTCTTGGTGCCGAGCTCTTTGCGAGCAAGTATGGGACGCGCGCCCTTCGTCGGCGGCTTCAAGAGCATAAACGTATCCGGAGTGACTTCACCCTTAACCACAGTTTCGCCGAGCCCCCAACTTCCTTGGATACAAACGAGGAAGGGTGCTTGGGTCACTGGTTCGTGTGAGAACGCAACACCGGACGACGCTTTGTCGGAGCGAACCATCTTTTGCACGACAACGGCGATGCCATCTTCTGGGAAGAGTGGAATGCCACGTTCGTGTCGATACGCGATTGAACGTGCGGTAAAGAGGGACGCGAAACACTTGATAATGTGTTCAATCACATTCTTTGTACCGCGAATGTTCAAGTATGTCTCGTGCTGTCCGGCAAATGAAGAGTCATTACTGTCTTCACATACTGCCGAAGATCGCACGGCGACATCGGTGTTTTGGTCTCTGCTGTATTCTCTATCCAAAAGAAGGTACGCCCGGTGTACGGCCTTTTTCAAGCGCTCTGACATTTCTGTGTTTGCAATGTCTCGCCAAATGTAGCTTGCGTATTGACCGAGAGAACCGTCATTTGCGTCGAAGTTGATATGTCTCAAGTGCTCCTTGATAGTTGCTACGAGGTTTCCTTCCTCCATGAAGAACCGCCACAACACAGTAGTGACTGTGAAGCCATTTGGAACGGCAACACCCTTTGACACCAACTCTCCCAGATTTGCACCCTTACCACCAGCAAGGTTGAGAGAATCTCTCGTCATGTCCTTAAACCAGAGAATGAGTGGCTCCCTTTTCATCTGTGCCTCTTTCAAACATCTGTCTCTCCACACTATAACTAGAAGATAAGGGTGTAGAATACTTGCCCCCACACCTTTCAGTGTGTTGTGTTTTGGTCAAGTAGGAGAGTTGTCGTGCTACAATATTTCTAATGAAAGGATATAACGCAACACTTTTTCTCATCATTCTTTTCCTCATCATTGGCGCCTGGTTTATTCAGGTGTTAGGGGAAATCCTTCATGTTTCGATATCAGTTCCCACAGAGACGATGATAACCAGTTTTGAAGAATGCGCTAAAGCCGGAAACCCTATTATGGAGTCATACCCTCGGCAATGTCGCGCGGGCGGAGAGACGTTTGTGGAAAACATCGGAGACGAACTCGAAAAGCAAGACCTGGTTCGTATTGCCGCGCCGCGGCCAAATATAATTATCAATAGCCCGCTTGTTGTAGAGGGTGAGGCACGAGGCTTTTGGTTTTTTGAGGCGACATTTCCTTTGGTACTTGTAGACTGGGACGGTAAAATAATTGCGGAGTCATACGCACAAGCAGATGGGGAGTGGATGACCGAAGAGTTCGTGCCGTATAAAGGCACGATCGTATTTGAAAAACCGATTTTTGTCGGCGATTTCTCCAAACGAGGTGCGCTCATCCTCAAAAAATCAAACGCATCGGGACTTCCGGAACATGATGATGCTCTAGAAATCCCCGTTAGATTTGAGTAAAAACATTTTTGCAATGAAACTACTTTCGTGGAACGTTAATGGTCTTCGTTCGGTGCATCGAAACGGCTACTGGCCCGCGTTTTTGAAAGAGGCCCCGGACATTTTTTGTTTTCAGGAAACAAAAGCAGAGGTAGAACAACTACCACTCGAAGTCAGGGATGTGCCCGGTTATTTTTCGTACTTTTCCTCTTCAAAAATTAAGAAGGGGTACAGCGGTGTTGCAACATATACAAAAAAAGAGCCGGATAAGGTGGAATACGGAATGGGGATTGAGCGTTTTGATTCCGAAGGGCGTCTGCTCGCTGTGTATTTCGGCAAAACAGTACTTTTCAACGTGTACTTTCCAAATGGTGGAGGTGGACCAGAACGCCTGGCGTATAAGTTCGACTTCTATGATGCATTTTTAGAGCACATTGAAGCTTTACGCAATGATGGGTACAAAATTATTTTCTGTGGCGATGTGAATACTGCGCATGAGGCAATTGACCTGGCTCGGCCCAAAGAGAACGAGATGAATACCGGCTTTCTCCCGGAAGAGCGCGCATGGATTGACGGGGTGGTGAACCATGGATATCTCGACACCTTTCGCCTTCTCCACCCACGCGACGCAGGTGCGTACTCCTACTGGGACATGAAGACACGCGCACGTGATAGAAATGTCGGTTGGCGTATCGACTACTTTTTCATAAGCAGTAATCTGCGACCTCGATTAAAGGATGCTTTTATTTTGCCCAACATCCTCGGTTCTGACCATGCTCCCGTTGGGATAGATATTGATCTATGAATAAGCTTTCGTCTCGAGACATCGCGCGATTTCAAACTAAAATCTGGCAGTATTACAAAAAACACGGGCGCGATCTCCCTTGGAGACACACAGTACACCCCTACAGAATCGTCGTTTCGGAGATAATGCTTCAGCAGACGCAGGTGAAGCGGGGACTTGCGAAGTACCCCTTGTTTATCAAAGCGTTTCCCTCGTTTCGTGCGCTTGCGCGAGTCCCTCTTGCTCGGGTACTCCAGGAGTGGAGTGGTCTCGGCTACAATCGCCGAGCAGTCAATCTTCATCGCCTCGCGAACATAGTTGTAAAAGACTATTCTGGGCGATTGCCGAGCGATTTTGAATCGCTCAAAAACCTTCCCGGCATTGGCAGTGCAACAGCCGCGTCCATTCGCGCTTTCGCTTTTAATGAACCCACCCCGTTCATCGAGACCAACATACGAACAGTTTTTATTCACCACTTTTTTGAGAATCGTACACGACAAAAAATAAAAGTAGACGACAAAGATATTTTAAAATTGGTAGAGCAAACGCTTCCCGCGGACAATCCGCGTGAGTGGTATTGGGCGCTTATGGACTACGGCACTCATATCAAAGAAATGTATGGAAATCCGAATGTGATCGCGCGAGCGTACAAGAAACAATCTCGTTTTAAAGGTTCAGACCGAGAGATTCGTGGAGCGGTACTCAAGGCCCTTATTGGGAAACCCGAGGCTCTTTCTTTGAATACAATTATCAAATATGTAGGAGGGGAGAAACTTCGTATACAAAAACAACTCTCAGCGCTCATTCGCGAAGGATTTCTTGAGGTCACTAAGAGAAAAGGCCTGCTTCTGTATTCGCTGTCGACCTCTACAAACACAAAGCCCTCCACCCGCATTCTCTCTTGAATGCTTACGGTGGAGGGCTTCCTACGTTCCCCAACATGGTTTCTCCTTTCGTTGGGTGCTGGTTAGGGTTCGACGCCGCGCTGTCGCCACGCAGGCGTCTGGTCACGGATCCACTCGAGGCAGGTGTCCAGATTGCTCTCGGCGCCCAACTCAATCGGCGGAAGCTCTGGAACCCCAAGCCACAGGCTCTGCACTCGACGCGCTTGATGCTCCATCAAACTCCAGTTTTCGCGCTTCAGCCACGAGAGGTTTCTTTCCTCTTCCTTGGCAAGGCGCGTGAGGGCATGCATCTGCGCGTGGTGTGTCAGTTCGTGCACGAATACTGCGCGCGCGCACGGATTCCCAACGATGTCGAGACCACTACGGATGTAGATTGTCCAAGTGGTGTCGTTGTAGACCCCCAGGGCGTGTCCGGCTGCGGGGTCGTACCCCGGGATCTCCTCGACGTTCTCGAAGATTTCCAAGCGGAATGGTCCTGGGTCGGTAAAGGGACCCCTGGGGCCGGGCGCGTGGAGTACGCTCGCGCGCAGGATGAATGTCATCTCCGCGGCGTACTCGACGAGCGGATCAACGTTCTGCGCCTCGGCTTCGAGACGCGGAACAAGTACGGCGATCGTTGTGGCGACCACCAGGGCGCAAGCTATTCGGAACATGATTTCTCCAATTCTTCCGTTCTGGGTTGATGTGGCTCAAAAACCTAACCAAAAATCAAACAACGCTTACTGGTTCCATTATACCAAAAAATAATCAGTTTGTCAATCATTTTTAGGCTCCCAAACAAAGGCTTTAATTGCTATCGCCGCCAAGAGAGTCCTCGAGGAGTTTTTTTAGTCGTGGAGCGTCGTGTTCGTCAAAAACATGCTGTATTTCCACCATGTCTTTTTCGAGAAATGCTTTTAATGTAAGCCCTATACTTGCCTGCAGGCTCTCGTCTATATGGAACAGTGTTATTGCTCGTAGTTCGCGTTCGGATGTCGTCTCTCCTTCTGTGCGGGCAGTGATGAGCCCCACGAGTGTTCCATCTTCCAAGCTTACAACGGCGCCACCCGAAGATCCCTCTTGGGCACCAACAGTACCTGCTATGCCAAAAATATCGGGGGTATATGGTTCTGTTTCTCGAAAGGTGTATACACCCAAGACTGTTGTGACACTAGAGATTCCCCACAAATCGCGGTTTATGGTCGTGCCACCCAGGAAGCCTGCAGGGTAGCTTGCGACGAGAACAGGGAGCCCCTTCAAATCCGCGTCATTCTTTATGGCAGGAGTGAGTGTGGGCACAGATGAAGGAAGTGCGTCTTCTTCCAATATTCTCCCCGTAATGCGGAGAAAGGCGTAGTCATCTTTTCCGGTGCCTCTATTGTCGTCTTGGGAAAGTTTTTGCGCACTCCTCTCGACCCACGAGGGTGAGAGATAGACCAACTCTGCGCGATAGGTGGGGTGCGCAGGGCTTCCCGTGCGGATGATGCAGTCAATGAAATCCTTAATACCCAAGTAATCACGGAGCAGAAAATATTGCCCAACATGGGCGTTGGTCAGGATGATGCCGCGCGGGTCGATCAAGACCCCACTTCCCGAGAGTGGTTCAAATAATCCTCCGCTTTGCGACAGGCAAAATACATTCACAACAGCACTGCGCGCATCGGTGTTAATCTCCGGAATCGAAACGCGCACTTCGTGTTTAGGTGCACGAATGCGACTCAAGGCTTCGTCGATAAGCGCCTGAGAGATTAACTCTTGTTGTGGCAGTACCTCCGCCGAGACAACAGAAGCCGATGGTTCGCTTGGCGTACTCTCTTTCACAGGAGTTTCTTTTGCGGCCTGTTCGGTCACGGCTTCGCTTTGCACCTCCGTTCCCACGACAGAGACCGGTTGGAAATGAGCCACCGGGTCTGTTGTAGCATTGCCTCCAATACCTAAAAAAAGGGCGATAGTTGCCACAAATGTCGCAAGCCCCTTTAAAATGGTAAGAAAAAAGGTTTCCATAGAAGGGTTTTCTGCTATTTCTCGGGGACAGAAAAGTTATACCCAGCACAATACCACGGATTAAGAGAAAAATCTATTCAAGCATTGAAAAATAAAGAGGTTTTGTTTATTGACAGAAATATTTTTTAGTAATCTAATATTGACAAATGTGATCAAATAGAGTAAAATGCAACTACAGCTTGGACATACCAAGTTGTTTGCTTTTTACCAGCTGGTTTGGGGCCTAGCGTTTGCTACGCCCTTGGCTTGTCCCAAGCCGTCGAGGGACTGTAACGCAAGCAATTTACCATGATTTACAACGA
This portion of the Parcubacteria group bacterium genome encodes:
- the ppsA gene encoding phosphoenolpyruvate synthase is translated as MKREPLILWFKDMTRDSLNLAGGKGANLGELVSKGVAVPNGFTVTTVLWRFFMEEGNLVATIKEHLRHINFDANDGSLGQYASYIWRDIANTEMSERLKKAVHRAYLLLDREYSRDQNTDVAVRSSAVCEDSNDSSFAGQHETYLNIRGTKNVIEHIIKCFASLFTARSIAYRHERGIPLFPEDGIAVVVQKMVRSDKASSGVAFSHEPVTQAPFLVCIQGSWGLGETVVKGEVTPDTFMLLKPPTKGARPILARKELGTKTVKRIYGYGEHGPVRLVDTTKEEREHFCLSQEEMMYLAEQVILLEEHYGRPIDVEWAKFGDGEKIGDGKIYIVQTRPATALRDPFIQITTLVKVGQSAQVLAIGAAASPGAVCGVPQVVDSPEDISQFSTGNILVAKMTDPDWLPAMRRAKAVVTDEGGKTSHAAIVARELGIPCIVGAKHATEVLQGKSDVTVDANQNERGEGTIFKGTLILETKTTDLRPALEAKKQTRTKVMFIMADPASAERFYAYPNDGIGLVRLEFVMENLIRLHPSLATQDLQLLPLADEERKRVAQLTAGYDTLREYVVGTLTQGIALLAGAMYPNPIIVRFSDFKTNEYRRLLGGHLFEPHEENPMLGWRGASRYADERYRKAFALECEAIKRVRDEYGFTNVKVMVPFCRTPDEGERVIREMEKSGLVRGENNLEVYMMVEIPTNVIDLESFAPHFDGFSIGSNDLTQLTVGIDRDSGALAHIADERNPSVKKLMKMAIEKAHALGKPIGICGQAPSNHPDYAAFLVDCGIDSISVMPDAVPQTIQNVLAAEQGEKA
- a CDS encoding trypsin-like peptidase domain-containing protein, translating into METFFLTILKGLATFVATIALFLGIGGNATTDPVAHFQPVSVVGTEVQSEAVTEQAAKETPVKESTPSEPSASVVSAEVLPQQELISQALIDEALSRIRAPKHEVRVSIPEINTDARSAVVNVFCLSQSGGLFEPLSGSGVLIDPRGIILTNAHVGQYFLLRDYLGIKDFIDCIIRTGSPAHPTYRAELVYLSPSWVERSAQKLSQDDNRGTGKDDYAFLRITGRILEEDALPSSVPTLTPAIKNDADLKGLPVLVASYPAGFLGGTTINRDLWGISSVTTVLGVYTFRETEPYTPDIFGIAGTVGAQEGSSGGAVVSLEDGTLVGLITARTEGETTSERELRAITLFHIDESLQASIGLTLKAFLEKDMVEIQHVFDEHDAPRLKKLLEDSLGGDSN
- the xth gene encoding exodeoxyribonuclease III, yielding MKLLSWNVNGLRSVHRNGYWPAFLKEAPDIFCFQETKAEVEQLPLEVRDVPGYFSYFSSSKIKKGYSGVATYTKKEPDKVEYGMGIERFDSEGRLLAVYFGKTVLFNVYFPNGGGGPERLAYKFDFYDAFLEHIEALRNDGYKIIFCGDVNTAHEAIDLARPKENEMNTGFLPEERAWIDGVVNHGYLDTFRLLHPRDAGAYSYWDMKTRARDRNVGWRIDYFFISSNLRPRLKDAFILPNILGSDHAPVGIDIDL
- a CDS encoding A/G-specific adenine glycosylase → MNKLSSRDIARFQTKIWQYYKKHGRDLPWRHTVHPYRIVVSEIMLQQTQVKRGLAKYPLFIKAFPSFRALARVPLARVLQEWSGLGYNRRAVNLHRLANIVVKDYSGRLPSDFESLKNLPGIGSATAASIRAFAFNEPTPFIETNIRTVFIHHFFENRTRQKIKVDDKDILKLVEQTLPADNPREWYWALMDYGTHIKEMYGNPNVIARAYKKQSRFKGSDREIRGAVLKALIGKPEALSLNTIIKYVGGEKLRIQKQLSALIREGFLEVTKRKGLLLYSLSTSTNTKPSTRILS
- a CDS encoding inositol monophosphatase, with the translated sequence MPNPIPMEVASSLARAAGEVIRKNFSSNMAKEWKDERSPVTATDLLVNEMVLKKLRSCYPTCSILSEEGNDCLENSDNVWICDPVDGTHNFAHGIPTATFALALIQNGEPVLGIIYDPFLDRMWSAEKGKGAYVNGKRITVSKHASLKSALIGMGKMKKVFNFFPAMEEGYDKGISFITGLSTHYMAGLVAQGEFAASFFGGRPPHDMAASAIIVREAGGVVTDLHGNVPKRYDTEMDGQLCSNGILHEELLSLIQSGKIS